A stretch of Gemmatimonas aurantiaca T-27 DNA encodes these proteins:
- a CDS encoding DUF1552 domain-containing protein — MPRRQFLQGMSATIALPYLDAMIPVGRRGLFDAKAAPRLVAIEMVHGAAGCNEWGAKQNLWSPAAAGSKYDLSPTALTSLENYRDYLTIISNTDVREAEPTSPNEIGGDHFRSSAVYLTHMHPKQTEGSDVKVGTSLDQMYAKRYGQSTPIPSMQLCIENVDQAGGCAYGYACVYTDSISWASPNEPLPVIRDPRVAFEKLFGVGGTSAERAERRRTRRSILDFISGEMSGLKATLGPEDKHRLDRYLTDIREVERRIQAVEARNSSGEVRELPEAPAGVPDSFADHVKLMFDIQALAFAADITRVFSFKMGRDGSSRTYPESGTDKPFHPASHHGGTERGVRDFNTINKYHVSMLPYFLDKLKSIQEGESNMLDKTMILYGSPMGDSNLHNHRRCPLLVLGKAENRLNGNLHIKAADGTPMANAMLSMMHTLGMDDLTSFGDSNGVLNLNSANA, encoded by the coding sequence ATGCCCCGCCGCCAGTTCCTGCAGGGGATGAGTGCCACGATTGCGCTGCCGTACCTCGACGCGATGATCCCGGTGGGTCGTCGTGGTCTGTTCGATGCCAAGGCCGCTCCGCGTCTCGTGGCGATCGAAATGGTGCACGGCGCCGCCGGTTGCAACGAATGGGGTGCCAAGCAGAACCTGTGGTCGCCGGCCGCGGCGGGCAGCAAGTACGATCTGTCGCCGACGGCGCTGACGTCGCTGGAGAACTACCGCGACTACCTCACGATCATCAGCAACACGGATGTGCGTGAAGCGGAACCCACGTCGCCGAATGAAATCGGTGGCGATCACTTCCGTTCCAGCGCCGTGTACCTGACGCACATGCATCCGAAGCAGACGGAAGGTTCGGATGTGAAGGTGGGCACGTCGCTCGATCAGATGTACGCCAAGCGGTATGGCCAGAGCACGCCGATCCCGTCGATGCAGCTCTGCATCGAGAACGTCGATCAGGCCGGTGGTTGCGCGTACGGTTATGCCTGCGTGTACACCGACTCCATCTCGTGGGCGTCGCCGAACGAGCCGCTGCCGGTGATTCGCGATCCGCGCGTGGCGTTCGAAAAGCTGTTCGGCGTCGGCGGCACGTCGGCCGAACGCGCGGAGCGTCGTCGTACGCGCCGCAGCATTCTCGATTTCATCTCGGGCGAAATGTCGGGCCTCAAGGCCACGCTCGGACCGGAAGACAAGCACCGTCTCGATCGCTACCTCACGGACATCCGTGAAGTCGAGCGTCGCATTCAGGCGGTGGAAGCGCGCAACTCCAGCGGTGAAGTGCGCGAACTGCCCGAAGCACCGGCCGGCGTGCCCGATTCGTTCGCGGATCACGTCAAGCTGATGTTCGACATCCAGGCCCTGGCATTCGCGGCCGACATCACGCGCGTGTTCTCGTTCAAGATGGGTCGCGACGGCTCCAGCCGTACCTACCCGGAAAGCGGCACGGACAAGCCGTTCCACCCGGCCTCGCACCATGGCGGCACGGAGCGCGGCGTGCGCGACTTCAACACGATCAACAAGTATCACGTGTCGATGCTGCCGTATTTCCTGGACAAGCTGAAGAGCATTCAGGAAGGCGAGTCGAACATGCTCGACAAGACGATGATCCTCTACGGCTCGCCGATGGGTGACTCGAACCTGCACAACCACCGCCGTTGCCCGCTCCTCGTGCTGGGCAAGGCGGAGAACCGCCTGAATGGCAACCTGCATATCAAGGCGGCGGATGGCACGCCGATGGCGAACGCGATGCTCAGCATGATGCACACGCTCGGCATGGACGACCTGACGTCATTCGGCGACAGCAACGGTGTCCTCAACCTCAACAGCGCCAATGCCTGA
- a CDS encoding PQQ-binding-like beta-propeller repeat protein encodes MTRRGTAKLVALATVAATVGAALLVQAGTSTAQPGKPIARGNAYGEWRHWGADQWSTRYSPLEQITAQNFDSLQVAWEWKGGAFGKDEYYRTTPLYANGRLFTVASTRRVATALDPSTGETLWMYRLDEGIRWQKAPRQFAGRGVSYWTDGTRERVLLVTPGYHLVSLDAKTGKPDAAFGKSGVVDLMEGLGYPMVPLAVDDSGPLIISDAAPYRKAKPGETWDPVKKIGADGTVGIESQIAASSPAMVVGNVLIVGNSSIHGYYPIKASNPIGTVRAFDIPTGRLLWKFNLIPQPGEYGADSWKNGSKQGTKGVGKVDAWAPYAADEQLGLVYIPVGMPLMDEYGGHRPGDNLFGNSLVALDVKTGKRKWHFQMVHHDIWDYDAPMAPNIMDVTVDGRARKVVAQPTKQGWLYVFDRATGEPIWPIEEKPVLQSGVPGEKSAPTQPIPSKPAPYSQQGLVEADLIDYTPAIKDSALALARKCRMGPYYIPPAANDGKDSTGFRCAWYAPGASGGVNIDGGATVDPETGLLYLASITGLSTTALANDPCSEFAYSSPAANCGLIGALPAPAGYKRPENVGFAGRASGSMIGGISIVKPKEYGGITAYDMKSGDKAWWMPNAGFIKQTSRDPIWSGVTIPPLPGRGQAQAITTKTLVIYGTGRSGGLPGEPAKLFALDKKTGKQVGALEIPAKTTAVPMTFLHKGDQYIVFATGAEENTSLVALKLPRKR; translated from the coding sequence ATGACGCGTCGTGGGACCGCGAAGCTCGTGGCACTGGCAACGGTTGCCGCAACAGTGGGAGCTGCTCTCCTCGTGCAGGCGGGCACGTCGACGGCGCAGCCGGGCAAGCCGATTGCGCGCGGCAATGCGTACGGCGAATGGCGGCACTGGGGCGCTGATCAATGGAGCACCCGCTACTCGCCGCTCGAGCAGATCACCGCTCAGAACTTTGATTCCCTGCAGGTGGCGTGGGAGTGGAAGGGGGGTGCGTTCGGCAAGGACGAGTACTACCGCACCACGCCGTTGTATGCCAACGGTCGCCTGTTCACGGTGGCGAGCACGCGCCGCGTGGCCACGGCGCTCGATCCGTCCACGGGCGAGACGTTGTGGATGTATCGCCTGGATGAAGGCATCCGGTGGCAGAAGGCACCGCGCCAGTTTGCGGGGCGCGGCGTGTCATACTGGACCGATGGCACCCGTGAACGGGTGCTGCTCGTGACGCCGGGATATCACCTCGTGTCGCTCGATGCGAAGACGGGCAAGCCCGATGCCGCGTTCGGCAAGAGTGGTGTTGTCGATCTGATGGAAGGGCTGGGCTACCCCATGGTGCCGCTGGCCGTTGACGACTCAGGGCCGCTGATCATCTCGGATGCGGCGCCGTATCGCAAAGCCAAGCCGGGCGAAACATGGGACCCGGTGAAGAAGATCGGCGCCGATGGCACGGTGGGCATCGAAAGCCAGATCGCGGCGAGTTCTCCGGCGATGGTGGTGGGCAATGTCCTGATCGTCGGCAACTCGTCGATTCACGGTTATTACCCGATCAAGGCGAGCAATCCGATCGGCACGGTGCGCGCGTTCGACATTCCGACAGGCCGCTTGCTGTGGAAGTTCAATCTCATTCCGCAGCCGGGTGAGTATGGCGCCGACAGTTGGAAGAACGGCTCCAAGCAGGGCACGAAGGGCGTGGGCAAGGTGGATGCGTGGGCACCGTATGCAGCCGATGAGCAGCTTGGTCTTGTGTACATCCCGGTGGGCATGCCGCTCATGGACGAATACGGTGGTCATCGTCCGGGCGACAATCTGTTCGGCAACAGCCTCGTCGCTCTCGACGTGAAGACGGGCAAGCGGAAGTGGCACTTCCAGATGGTGCACCATGACATCTGGGACTACGACGCGCCGATGGCACCCAACATCATGGATGTCACGGTGGACGGTCGTGCCCGTAAGGTGGTGGCGCAGCCGACGAAGCAGGGTTGGCTCTATGTGTTTGATCGTGCCACGGGTGAACCCATTTGGCCGATCGAGGAGAAGCCGGTGCTGCAGAGCGGCGTGCCGGGTGAAAAGTCGGCACCGACGCAGCCCATTCCCTCCAAGCCGGCGCCGTATTCGCAGCAGGGGTTGGTGGAGGCCGATCTGATCGACTACACGCCCGCCATCAAGGACTCCGCGCTGGCACTGGCCCGGAAGTGCCGTATGGGACCGTACTACATCCCACCGGCGGCCAACGATGGCAAGGACAGCACCGGCTTCCGCTGCGCGTGGTATGCACCGGGTGCGAGTGGTGGCGTGAACATCGATGGTGGTGCGACGGTGGACCCGGAGACGGGGCTGTTGTATCTCGCGTCGATCACCGGATTGAGCACCACCGCCTTGGCCAACGATCCGTGCTCGGAATTTGCCTACAGCTCACCGGCTGCCAACTGTGGACTGATTGGTGCGTTGCCTGCGCCGGCCGGCTACAAGCGGCCGGAGAATGTCGGTTTTGCAGGACGCGCCTCGGGCTCGATGATCGGCGGCATCTCCATCGTGAAGCCGAAGGAGTACGGCGGCATCACGGCGTACGACATGAAGTCCGGTGACAAGGCCTGGTGGATGCCAAACGCGGGCTTCATCAAGCAGACCAGCCGCGATCCGATCTGGAGTGGTGTCACCATCCCGCCCCTTCCGGGACGTGGGCAGGCACAGGCCATCACCACCAAGACTTTGGTCATCTACGGCACAGGGCGCAGCGGTGGCTTGCCAGGTGAACCGGCCAAACTCTTCGCGCTCGACAAGAAGACCGGCAAGCAGGTGGGCGCGCTGGAAATTCCGGCCAAGACCACGGCCGTGCCGATGACATTCCTGCACAAGGGCGATCAGTACATCGTCTTCGCGACCGGCGCCGAGGAGAACACCAGCCTCGTGGCGCTGAAGTTGCCGCGCAAGCGCTAG
- a CDS encoding ankyrin repeat domain-containing protein: MPDSLQQSQRAPLWRASRVAVGAAACIATLTLGAARENPVEAPVADAVMRGDSARVRALIKQGMDVNASQPDGMSALHWAAQRGDLNAAQMLVYAGARVDAVTRNGNYTPLHLAARGGRASVIKVLLQNGASTTASTTSGGATALHFAAGHGDSASVAALLDKGAVVDVREAAWGQTPLMWAAAYNRVAALDMLIKRGAGIEAASKIEDVPKQERELRTEMAARNRRVAALKAAESPLAPTTVTPNITPVAAAPAAPAAAPVSAAPAPAPAAPARGAQVAANAPAAPAASGTAPVGRGTPPAAGTRAAGDSAATRPATGFQQRGPSYGDLIGNKGGLTPLLFAVREGNDEAVAHLLAAGAQINHVSEGDHTSPLLMAIVNGRFDMAKMLMSKGADVKLQSDAGAAPLYAVINTQWAPKSLYPQPTAQLQQKVSHLELMESMLKAGADPNVRLKKHLWFMSYNFDLLGVNTVGATAFWRAAYGLDVPAMKLLMQYGADPNIPTIKPTGRLPGDDSPEEGGAGADPSGLAPIPDGGPGVYALHAASGVGYGEGFAANAHRHAPEAWMSSVKYLIEELKMDPNQRDFNGYNPLHHAAARGDNELIQYLVSKGTDITAVSRRGQTTADMANGPVQRITPFLESVDLLVKLGSKNSNKCKSC; the protein is encoded by the coding sequence ATGCCTGATTCCCTTCAGCAGTCGCAGCGCGCGCCATTGTGGCGCGCGTCGCGGGTTGCGGTTGGCGCGGCGGCTTGCATCGCTACGCTGACTCTTGGAGCGGCTCGCGAGAACCCGGTCGAGGCCCCCGTGGCCGACGCCGTCATGCGCGGCGACAGCGCACGTGTACGTGCGTTGATCAAGCAGGGCATGGATGTGAACGCCTCGCAGCCCGACGGCATGTCGGCGCTGCACTGGGCGGCCCAGCGTGGTGATCTGAACGCTGCGCAGATGCTCGTGTATGCGGGCGCCCGCGTGGATGCGGTCACGCGCAACGGCAACTACACCCCGCTGCATCTGGCGGCGCGTGGTGGACGGGCGAGTGTGATCAAGGTGCTGCTGCAGAACGGTGCCAGCACCACCGCCTCGACCACGTCCGGTGGGGCCACAGCGCTGCATTTCGCAGCCGGTCACGGTGATTCCGCCAGTGTCGCGGCGCTGCTCGACAAGGGCGCCGTGGTGGATGTTCGGGAAGCGGCCTGGGGGCAGACGCCACTGATGTGGGCGGCTGCCTACAACCGCGTGGCCGCGCTCGACATGCTGATCAAGCGTGGCGCCGGTATCGAAGCGGCTTCCAAGATCGAAGATGTGCCGAAGCAGGAACGCGAGCTTCGTACGGAGATGGCCGCTCGCAATCGTCGCGTGGCGGCGCTCAAGGCGGCAGAATCGCCGCTCGCGCCCACCACGGTGACGCCGAACATCACGCCCGTCGCTGCAGCTCCCGCTGCGCCGGCGGCGGCTCCAGTATCAGCGGCTCCGGCTCCGGCTCCTGCCGCGCCGGCTCGTGGCGCTCAGGTTGCGGCCAACGCGCCGGCAGCACCGGCGGCGAGTGGCACGGCGCCGGTGGGTCGTGGTACACCGCCGGCCGCCGGTACCCGCGCTGCAGGTGACTCGGCTGCTACACGCCCCGCCACGGGCTTCCAGCAGCGTGGTCCGTCGTACGGTGATCTGATCGGCAACAAGGGTGGTCTGACGCCGCTCCTGTTCGCGGTGCGCGAAGGCAATGATGAAGCGGTGGCCCATCTGCTGGCCGCCGGTGCGCAGATCAATCATGTGAGCGAAGGCGATCATACCAGCCCGCTGCTCATGGCCATCGTCAACGGACGCTTCGACATGGCCAAGATGCTGATGTCGAAGGGTGCCGATGTGAAGCTGCAGAGTGATGCCGGCGCCGCGCCGCTGTACGCGGTGATCAACACGCAGTGGGCGCCGAAGTCACTGTATCCGCAGCCCACGGCGCAGTTGCAGCAGAAGGTGTCGCACCTCGAGCTGATGGAGAGCATGCTCAAGGCGGGCGCCGATCCGAACGTGCGCCTTAAGAAGCACCTGTGGTTCATGTCGTACAACTTCGATCTGCTCGGCGTGAACACCGTTGGCGCGACGGCCTTCTGGCGTGCCGCGTACGGCCTCGACGTGCCGGCCATGAAGTTGCTCATGCAGTATGGTGCTGATCCGAACATTCCGACGATCAAGCCGACGGGTCGCCTGCCCGGTGATGATTCACCGGAAGAAGGTGGCGCTGGTGCGGATCCGTCAGGTCTGGCGCCGATCCCGGATGGCGGACCTGGTGTGTACGCGCTGCACGCGGCGTCGGGCGTGGGCTATGGCGAAGGGTTTGCGGCCAACGCGCATCGCCATGCACCGGAAGCCTGGATGTCGTCGGTGAAGTACCTGATCGAGGAGCTCAAGATGGATCCCAATCAGCGCGACTTCAACGGCTACAATCCGCTGCACCACGCGGCTGCGCGTGGCGACAACGAGTTGATCCAGTACCTCGTGTCGAAGGGCACCGATATCACCGCGGTCAGCCGTCGCGGTCAGACCACAGCCGACATGGCCAACGGCCCGGTGCAGCGCATCACACCGTTCCTCGAGAGCGTGGACCTGCTGGTGAAGCTCGGCTCGAAGAACAGCAACAAGTGCAAGTCCTGCTGA
- a CDS encoding FmdB family zinc ribbon protein yields MPMFDFVCTSCEHTFDALVRNDVLPACPACGAVTIEKLLSVPAIKTSGTHGKALAAAKRRDKAQGAERMHAQHQYELSHDD; encoded by the coding sequence ATGCCCATGTTCGACTTCGTCTGCACCTCCTGCGAGCACACCTTTGATGCGCTCGTGCGTAATGACGTGTTACCCGCCTGCCCGGCCTGTGGTGCGGTCACGATCGAAAAGCTGCTGTCGGTGCCAGCGATCAAGACGTCCGGCACGCATGGCAAGGCGCTCGCCGCCGCCAAGCGCCGCGACAAGGCGCAGGGCGCCGAACGCATGCATGCACAGCACCAGTACGAGCTGAGTCACGACGACTGA
- a CDS encoding HupE/UreJ family protein, protein MSSPSRITIALLVAFVVSVFPRSTASAHEIPRHVAVRAYVAPLPDRVRLLVRIPMDAVRDVEFPLRTDGPRDGAVDVVRLAPFLHDAARLWVADGIRLRDGSTALPTPEIVAVRAVLPADRAFDNWSTALTAVQTQALADSVRIPPLQLSLDVLLDVPITKPVTDLVLEPQWAHLGVQTTTVMRLVLPNGVKRYFTWDGDPGDVRLDPSWWHAASRFVGQGALHMFGGIDHVLFVLCLVLPFRRVRPLIGIITAFTLAHSMTLAAAALGYAPDAQWFSPLVEVVIAASIVVLALENIVGAKLERRWMMAFVFGLVHGFGFSSVLQEELQFAGGHLLTALAAFNVGVELAQVALLLVAVPVLDYVFAKMIPERPGVIVASALIAHEAWHWMGDRSAALQGMTLAWPAFDIDFWLVVIRVVMILLVLVGLMWALSGVMSRLQQPKGAVQKMPVLLMLLLLGTALSGRASDVQAQAAPRSTMAGVYTAAQATKGKEVFASSCLGCHTTASHMGTAFELKWFGRPLFDLYDYLSQLMPKTAPGTLTEDEYVWVTAYILRLNGMPAGKTELSAEPAWLKAVRVDTAKAPTARGGEHTERNRE, encoded by the coding sequence GTGTCGTCTCCCTCCCGAATCACAATCGCGTTGCTCGTTGCGTTCGTGGTGAGTGTCTTCCCACGATCGACGGCTTCGGCGCATGAAATCCCCAGACACGTGGCGGTGCGGGCCTATGTGGCGCCGCTCCCGGACCGCGTGCGTCTGCTGGTGCGCATTCCCATGGACGCCGTGCGCGACGTGGAGTTCCCGTTGCGCACGGATGGACCGCGCGATGGGGCCGTGGATGTCGTGCGCCTCGCGCCCTTTCTACATGATGCCGCGCGGCTCTGGGTCGCCGATGGGATTCGACTGCGCGATGGATCCACCGCACTGCCCACGCCCGAAATCGTGGCCGTGCGGGCTGTGCTGCCGGCGGACCGGGCCTTCGACAACTGGAGCACCGCGCTGACGGCTGTGCAGACGCAGGCGCTGGCCGATTCGGTACGCATTCCGCCCCTGCAGCTTTCACTCGACGTGCTGCTCGACGTGCCGATCACGAAGCCGGTGACGGATCTGGTACTGGAGCCGCAGTGGGCGCATCTCGGCGTACAGACCACCACCGTGATGCGTCTCGTGTTGCCGAATGGGGTGAAACGCTATTTCACATGGGATGGCGATCCGGGAGACGTGCGGCTCGATCCGTCGTGGTGGCATGCCGCCTCCCGGTTTGTAGGGCAGGGCGCGCTGCACATGTTCGGTGGTATCGATCATGTGCTGTTCGTGTTGTGCCTGGTGCTGCCGTTTCGACGGGTGCGTCCATTGATCGGTATCATCACGGCGTTCACGCTCGCGCACTCCATGACGCTGGCGGCCGCGGCGCTGGGCTACGCGCCGGACGCACAATGGTTTTCGCCGCTCGTTGAAGTGGTGATCGCCGCATCGATCGTGGTGCTGGCGCTCGAGAACATCGTGGGGGCCAAACTCGAGCGTCGATGGATGATGGCGTTCGTATTCGGCCTCGTGCACGGATTCGGGTTTTCGTCTGTGCTGCAGGAAGAACTGCAGTTTGCCGGCGGTCATCTGCTCACGGCGCTGGCGGCGTTCAATGTGGGCGTGGAGCTGGCGCAGGTGGCGTTGTTGCTCGTGGCCGTGCCGGTGCTCGACTATGTCTTTGCCAAAATGATCCCCGAACGTCCCGGTGTGATCGTGGCGTCGGCCTTGATCGCCCATGAAGCCTGGCACTGGATGGGTGATCGCAGCGCTGCGCTGCAAGGGATGACGCTGGCCTGGCCGGCGTTTGATATCGACTTCTGGCTCGTGGTGATTCGTGTGGTGATGATCCTGCTCGTGCTCGTGGGTTTGATGTGGGCGTTGTCCGGAGTGATGTCACGATTGCAGCAACCCAAAGGGGCGGTGCAGAAGATGCCGGTGCTGCTCATGCTGTTGCTCCTCGGCACCGCGTTGTCAGGTCGTGCTTCGGACGTGCAGGCGCAGGCCGCGCCACGCTCCACCATGGCCGGTGTGTACACCGCCGCGCAGGCGACCAAGGGCAAGGAGGTTTTTGCCAGTTCGTGTCTGGGGTGCCATACGACGGCGTCGCATATGGGCACCGCGTTCGAACTCAAGTGGTTCGGTCGGCCACTGTTCGATCTGTACGACTACCTGAGCCAACTGATGCCGAAGACCGCACCGGGCACGCTCACGGAAGACGAGTATGTGTGGGTGACGGCGTACATCCTGCGGCTGAATGGCATGCCGGCAGGCAAGACGGAGTTGTCGGCCGAACCGGCATGGCTCAAGGCGGTACGCGTGGATACGGCGAAAGCGCCGACTGCGCGCGGTGGGGAACACACTGAACGCAACAGGGAGTGA
- a CDS encoding DUF1592 domain-containing protein, whose translation MKSLVAAGSGCLVLLAIASLDRSSDPRVDRAPADAATAPTVSGTPTVPVAYDGSYDRFVDAVTAPTTAAPARATGHPVLRPGATVMNSAALDAVVKKSCAGCHSDSRKQGNLSLSNFDLATIGQTAPDVAEKMINKLRTGMMPPPGRAKPAGDTLQVLMETLERSMDARYAANPNPGSRAFQRLNRAEYERAVRDVLGLEIKASSWLPLDTKSANFDNIADVQMPSATLLDSYLDAASEISRLAVGDPKANVSTSTYKIARLASQLVEVDGAPAGTRGGTSVTHNFPADGEYVFTVALHAIPTGQLFASTAPFDEKIEIAVNGERVAILDIDRGMSQADPQGMDIRTKPVLVRAGPQRISATFLRTFEGPVNDNITPLGHSIADTQIGAQSGITVQAHIQNFAVTGPYNPTGVSDTPTRRRIFSCRPLAATEARPCAERIVQRLGAQAYRRPLSANDVKGLMAFYDEGAKDGGFELGVRQALEAMLSSPHFIFRIEEVPATAKGSVAVAGLDLASRLSFFLWGAPPDSQLVALGRSGRLQDTTVLLAQTKRLLKDPRSIALSTRFASQWLRLQDVELVHPDANQYPDFREQLADEMVEETELFFNHIVRENRSVLDVFSADYTFLNESLAKHYEIPGVVGANFRKVTYPKESHRAGILGHGSVLTLTSVANRTSPVLRGKWVMEVLMGSPPPPPPPNVPDLEKTGEAKDGRMLTTRERMEMHRENVSCNSCHQFIDPIGLALDNFDVMGRWRIRENGTPLDTRGDFYDGTKVSSPGELQAALLKRPVPLMRSFTQNLMAYALGRRVEYADAPAVRKIEVAARASNYKMHDFIYGVVKSDAFRKRSLVAHATPATHETIPTPADSRTR comes from the coding sequence ATGAAGTCGTTGGTTGCCGCTGGTTCCGGTTGTCTGGTATTGCTCGCCATCGCGTCGCTCGATCGGTCGTCCGATCCGCGCGTGGATCGCGCGCCTGCCGATGCCGCAACTGCGCCCACTGTGTCTGGCACACCTACTGTGCCCGTCGCATATGATGGTTCTTATGATCGTTTCGTGGATGCCGTGACGGCGCCCACGACTGCTGCTCCTGCGCGCGCGACGGGTCATCCGGTGCTGCGCCCAGGTGCCACCGTCATGAACAGCGCGGCGCTCGACGCCGTCGTGAAGAAGAGCTGTGCGGGTTGTCACAGTGACTCGCGCAAGCAGGGCAACCTCTCGTTGTCCAACTTCGATCTGGCCACCATCGGTCAGACGGCGCCCGATGTGGCCGAGAAGATGATCAACAAGCTGCGCACCGGGATGATGCCTCCCCCGGGACGGGCCAAGCCTGCCGGCGATACGCTGCAGGTGTTGATGGAAACGCTCGAGCGCAGCATGGATGCCCGGTACGCGGCGAATCCGAATCCGGGTTCGCGCGCGTTTCAGCGTCTGAATCGTGCCGAATACGAGCGCGCGGTGCGCGACGTGCTCGGGCTCGAAATCAAGGCCAGCTCCTGGCTGCCGCTCGACACCAAGAGCGCGAACTTCGACAACATCGCGGACGTGCAGATGCCGTCGGCGACGCTGCTCGATTCCTACCTCGATGCGGCCAGCGAAATCAGCCGTCTCGCCGTGGGTGATCCGAAGGCGAACGTCTCCACCAGCACCTACAAGATTGCACGCCTCGCGTCGCAGCTTGTGGAAGTGGACGGCGCCCCAGCGGGCACACGTGGTGGCACCTCGGTGACACACAACTTCCCGGCCGACGGTGAGTACGTGTTCACGGTGGCGCTGCACGCGATTCCGACGGGTCAGTTGTTTGCGTCCACGGCGCCGTTCGATGAGAAGATCGAAATCGCGGTGAACGGCGAGCGCGTAGCCATTCTCGATATCGATCGTGGCATGTCGCAGGCCGATCCGCAGGGCATGGACATCCGCACCAAGCCGGTGCTGGTGCGTGCCGGCCCGCAGCGGATCTCCGCCACCTTCCTTCGCACGTTCGAAGGACCGGTGAACGACAACATCACGCCGCTCGGTCACAGCATCGCCGACACCCAGATCGGTGCGCAGTCCGGCATCACGGTGCAGGCGCACATCCAGAACTTCGCGGTCACCGGCCCGTACAATCCGACCGGTGTGTCCGACACGCCGACGCGCCGCAGGATCTTCAGTTGCCGCCCGCTGGCCGCGACGGAAGCCCGTCCGTGCGCTGAGCGCATTGTGCAGCGCCTTGGCGCGCAGGCTTACCGTCGTCCGCTGTCGGCGAACGACGTGAAGGGACTGATGGCGTTCTATGACGAAGGCGCGAAGGACGGCGGCTTCGAGCTCGGTGTGCGTCAGGCGCTGGAAGCGATGCTGTCGAGCCCGCACTTCATCTTCCGTATCGAAGAAGTGCCGGCCACCGCGAAGGGTTCGGTGGCCGTGGCCGGCCTCGATCTCGCCTCACGTCTGTCGTTCTTCCTCTGGGGCGCGCCGCCCGATTCACAGCTCGTGGCTCTGGGCCGCAGCGGCCGTCTGCAGGATACGACGGTGTTGCTGGCGCAGACCAAGCGTCTGCTCAAGGACCCGCGCTCGATCGCGCTGTCCACGCGGTTTGCCTCGCAGTGGCTGCGTCTGCAGGACGTGGAGCTCGTGCACCCGGATGCCAACCAGTATCCGGACTTCCGCGAGCAGTTGGCTGATGAAATGGTGGAGGAGACCGAACTCTTCTTCAATCACATCGTGCGCGAGAACCGCAGTGTCCTCGATGTGTTCTCGGCCGACTACACGTTCCTGAACGAATCGCTGGCCAAGCACTACGAGATCCCCGGCGTGGTTGGGGCGAATTTCCGGAAGGTCACGTACCCGAAGGAATCGCATCGTGCCGGTATCCTCGGTCATGGCAGTGTGCTCACGCTGACGTCGGTGGCCAACCGCACGTCGCCCGTGCTGCGCGGCAAGTGGGTCATGGAAGTGCTCATGGGTTCACCGCCGCCACCGCCGCCGCCGAACGTGCCTGACCTCGAAAAGACGGGCGAAGCCAAGGACGGCCGGATGCTCACCACGCGTGAGCGCATGGAAATGCACCGCGAGAACGTGTCGTGCAATTCCTGCCACCAGTTCATCGACCCGATCGGTCTGGCGCTCGACAACTTCGACGTGATGGGTCGCTGGCGCATCCGCGAAAACGGCACGCCGCTCGATACGCGTGGTGATTTCTACGATGGCACGAAGGTGTCGAGCCCCGGTGAGCTCCAGGCCGCGCTGCTCAAGCGCCCGGTGCCGCTGATGCGCTCGTTCACGCAGAACCTGATGGCGTACGCACTGGGTCGTCGCGTCGAGTACGCGGACGCACCGGCCGTGCGCAAGATCGAGGTGGCGGCCCGCGCCTCGAACTACAAGATGCACGACTTCATTTACGGTGTGGTGAAGAGCGACGCGTTCCGCAAGCGGAGCCTGGTCGCCCACGCCACGCCGGCGACGCACGAAACCATCCCCACGCCGGCTGACAGCCGGACTCGCTGA
- a CDS encoding RidA family protein, whose amino-acid sequence MLRTRRSTLTLMSLALSLVGASTLTAQANPARQVVVGEGQRVSATLSPGIRVGNMIFASGQLGTSPNDTTIAGQTTRSLENTEKVFKAAGTTLANAVKCTVFLTDVKDFQGMNGAYTKFFPSNPPARSTVVVAALVVPSAKVEIECQGMIP is encoded by the coding sequence ATGCTGCGCACGCGACGTTCCACCCTGACCCTGATGTCACTCGCACTGTCGCTGGTGGGTGCCTCCACCCTCACCGCGCAGGCGAACCCAGCGCGTCAGGTGGTGGTCGGTGAGGGCCAGCGTGTGAGTGCTACGCTCTCCCCCGGTATCCGCGTTGGCAACATGATCTTCGCGTCGGGGCAGTTGGGCACCTCCCCGAATGATACCACGATTGCCGGTCAGACGACCCGGTCGCTCGAGAATACCGAGAAGGTCTTCAAGGCCGCCGGCACGACGCTGGCCAACGCGGTGAAGTGCACGGTCTTCCTGACCGACGTGAAGGACTTTCAGGGCATGAACGGTGCCTACACGAAGTTCTTCCCGAGCAACCCGCCCGCTCGCTCCACGGTGGTCGTGGCGGCTCTGGTCGTGCCCAGCGCCAAGGTCGAGATCGAGTGCCAAGGCATGATTCCGTAA